The following coding sequences lie in one Arachis hypogaea cultivar Tifrunner chromosome 9, arahy.Tifrunner.gnm2.J5K5, whole genome shotgun sequence genomic window:
- the LOC140175089 gene encoding uncharacterized protein has translation MLTLTKPSIKLLSIASINRLQDWRTPFLEYINAGIIPKDELNPQHFKRRASLYTSIAGELYRRGLSQPLLKCLNKDEANLVMDEVHEGVCGNHIGGQALAAKIVRIGYYWPTIKRDCITKVKTCDKCQKYATNTTKPAEILHSIEVSWPFNR, from the coding sequence ATGCTTACACTTACAAAACCTAGCATCAAACTATTATCTATAGCAAGTATTAACCGCCTCCAAGACTGGAGAACACCTTTTCTTGAGTACATCAACGCAGGTATCATACCCAAAGACGAGCTCAACCCGCAACACTTCAAGCGAAGAGCAAGTCTCTACACAAGTATCGCAGGAGAACTATACAGGCGTGGACTCTCACAACCATTACTAAAATGCCTAAACAAAGATGAGGCCAACTTGGTGATGGACGAAGTTCATGAAGGCGTATGTGGAAACCACATCGGGGGACAAGCTCTCGCAGCCAAGATTGTCCGAATAGGATATTATTGGCCGACCATAAAAAGGGATTGTATAACGAAGGTCAAAACATGTGACAAATGTCAGAAGTATGCCACCAACACTACAAAGCCTGCCGAGATATTACACAGCATTGAGGTAAGCTGGCCCTTCAACAGATAG